The Micromonospora krabiensis genome window below encodes:
- a CDS encoding LLM class flavin-dependent oxidoreductase produces MPDYGHELLFGTFITPGADNPDRAVALAELTEAVGLDLATFQGHPYNPGFLDTWTLLSWVASRTQRLRVSANVLNLPMRPPAVLARAAASLDVLSKGRFELGLGAGAMWDGIEGMGGRRLTPGQGVQALREAVDILRGVWDTSNQTLFRQDGKYYTVPGMRRGPAPTHDIGIWLGAYKPKMLELTGAVADGWLPTLEYLQSPDRFAANRLIDEGAERAGRDPRQIRRLLNLFQVDFSDNSRGFLQGPPEQWVDQLLPMVLDEGFSAFIIGRDDPRLIQTFAEEVAPALREAVARERASSGTPGGPVRPAAVLAQRLPGLDYDALPAALAAHAVEPGDRDYERVRHSYIRRGSPALVLRPGDAAEVAEAIRYARGQGVPLSVRSGGHGISGRSTNDGGVLIDLSRLNQVTVLDRARRLIRLEPGARWGEVAQALAPHGLAMSSGDYGDVGVGGLATTAGVGYLARKYGLTIDHVVAAEIVTADSRVLRVDADHHPDLFWAVRGAGGNFGVVTAIELEAYEVADVAVAQLTVDAADTASLLTRWGARVEQAPRELSSFLSVFAGPTGPIAQVTLVYAGDDVEAAQDALTPFVDIGPILGQQAQLVPYAALVAPPHNRHHGQGLEDTRSGLLQHVSAEAATSMQTMMHSGDVSVLQIRSVGGAVNDVPPEVTAYAHRRQNFSVLAATGPQQVAQLDKHWADLHSHLDGMYLSFETRTNPELLQEAFPEPTLSRLRKLKAEYDPDNVFNRNFPIPPDRESAQPR; encoded by the coding sequence ATGCCCGATTACGGTCACGAGCTGCTGTTCGGAACCTTCATCACGCCCGGCGCCGACAACCCAGACCGGGCGGTGGCGCTGGCCGAGCTGACTGAAGCAGTCGGCCTCGACCTGGCCACGTTTCAGGGCCACCCGTACAACCCGGGCTTCCTTGACACCTGGACCCTGCTGAGCTGGGTGGCCTCGCGTACCCAACGCCTGCGGGTTTCGGCGAACGTGCTCAACCTGCCGATGCGCCCGCCCGCGGTGCTCGCTCGCGCCGCGGCCAGCCTGGATGTGCTGTCCAAGGGCCGCTTCGAGCTGGGCCTCGGCGCGGGCGCGATGTGGGACGGCATCGAGGGCATGGGCGGCCGCCGCCTGACACCTGGCCAGGGCGTCCAGGCACTGCGCGAAGCCGTCGACATCCTGCGCGGAGTCTGGGACACCTCCAACCAGACCCTGTTCCGGCAGGACGGCAAGTACTACACCGTCCCCGGGATGCGGCGCGGCCCCGCGCCCACGCACGACATCGGAATCTGGCTTGGTGCCTACAAGCCCAAGATGCTCGAGCTGACCGGCGCCGTCGCTGACGGCTGGCTTCCGACGCTCGAATACCTGCAGTCACCGGACCGGTTCGCGGCCAACCGACTTATCGACGAGGGGGCGGAGAGGGCAGGCCGCGACCCGCGCCAGATCCGGCGGCTGCTCAACCTGTTCCAGGTCGACTTCAGCGACAACAGCCGCGGATTCCTGCAGGGTCCGCCTGAACAGTGGGTCGACCAACTGTTGCCCATGGTGCTCGACGAGGGCTTCAGCGCGTTCATCATCGGCCGCGACGACCCGCGGCTCATCCAGACGTTCGCCGAGGAAGTCGCACCCGCGCTGCGCGAGGCCGTCGCCCGAGAACGAGCGAGTTCGGGCACCCCGGGCGGACCGGTCCGTCCGGCGGCCGTGCTAGCCCAGCGCCTGCCCGGCCTCGACTACGACGCCCTGCCCGCTGCCCTGGCCGCCCACGCGGTCGAACCCGGCGACCGCGACTACGAGCGGGTCCGGCACAGCTACATCCGTCGCGGATCACCCGCGCTGGTGCTGCGGCCCGGCGACGCCGCCGAGGTCGCCGAGGCGATCCGGTACGCCCGCGGTCAGGGCGTGCCGCTGTCGGTGCGCAGCGGCGGGCACGGCATCAGCGGCCGCTCGACCAACGACGGCGGCGTGCTTATCGACCTGTCCCGGCTCAACCAGGTCACGGTGCTCGACCGAGCCAGGCGCCTCATCCGCCTCGAGCCCGGTGCCCGTTGGGGCGAGGTCGCCCAGGCTCTCGCGCCGCACGGGCTGGCCATGAGCTCCGGCGACTACGGCGACGTCGGCGTCGGCGGCCTGGCCACCACCGCCGGCGTCGGATACCTCGCCCGCAAGTACGGCCTCACCATCGACCACGTCGTGGCAGCCGAAATCGTCACCGCCGACAGCCGCGTCCTACGCGTGGACGCCGACCACCACCCCGACCTGTTCTGGGCCGTACGCGGCGCGGGCGGCAACTTCGGCGTCGTCACGGCCATCGAACTCGAGGCCTACGAGGTCGCCGACGTCGCCGTCGCCCAGCTCACCGTCGACGCCGCCGACACCGCGAGCCTGCTCACCCGCTGGGGCGCCCGGGTTGAGCAGGCACCACGCGAGCTGAGCAGCTTCCTGTCGGTGTTCGCCGGCCCGACGGGTCCGATCGCCCAGGTCACGCTGGTTTACGCCGGGGACGACGTCGAGGCGGCGCAGGACGCGCTCACCCCGTTCGTCGACATCGGACCGATCCTCGGGCAGCAGGCCCAGCTCGTGCCGTACGCGGCGCTGGTCGCCCCGCCGCACAACCGCCACCACGGCCAGGGCCTCGAGGACACCCGCAGCGGCCTGCTGCAGCACGTGAGCGCCGAGGCCGCGACCAGCATGCAGACGATGATGCACTCCGGCGACGTGTCGGTGCTGCAGATCCGCAGCGTCGGCGGCGCCGTCAATGACGTCCCGCCCGAGGTCACCGCGTATGCCCACCGCCGCCAGAATTTCTCCGTGCTCGCCGCGACCGGCCCTCAGCAGGTGGCCCAGCTGGACAAGCACTGGGCCGACCTGCACTCCCACCTGGACGGCATGTACCTGAGCTTCGAGACGCGCACCAACCCGGAACTGCTGCAGGAGGCGTTCCCCGAGCCGACTCTCAGCCGGCTACGGAAGCTGAAGGCCGAGTACGACCCCGACAACGTCTTCAACCGCAACTTCCCGATCCCTCCGGATCGCGAAAGCGCACAACCACGCTGA
- a CDS encoding MBL fold metallo-hydrolase, translated as MASKYGDFYPSKWGFPKAVVEGNAPSPKQFMPDYLDDPSFYEKGWHAENIGDGGNFYWVTSPAGYDAGFVVTGDGVIVIDAPPGLGENMQSAIRSVTREPVTHVVYSHWHSDHIGAASQFGPNVKIVAHDITRELLARFPDKHRPLPTETFSTDATLEVGGTKLELSYKGADHCPGNIYIYGPAQKVLTKIDIVSPGSVTFAHADVSENISGFYQAHDDILSYDFKALIGGHISRWGTREDVEVVREYWHDLLGFAEEALWEMSNAEALQGFVVGLGRQNQMVGAENWINSIANYATEKTLTKTTSNGQTWPERLAGATVWTKYHAWTVAETTRTERTHYGYQAEGNGGPAYIA; from the coding sequence ATGGCCAGCAAGTACGGCGACTTCTACCCGAGCAAGTGGGGCTTCCCGAAGGCCGTGGTCGAGGGGAACGCCCCCTCGCCGAAGCAGTTCATGCCCGACTACCTTGACGACCCGTCGTTCTACGAGAAGGGCTGGCACGCCGAGAACATCGGCGACGGCGGCAACTTCTACTGGGTCACCAGCCCGGCCGGCTACGACGCCGGATTCGTGGTGACCGGGGACGGCGTCATCGTCATCGACGCTCCGCCGGGGCTGGGCGAGAACATGCAGTCGGCGATCAGGTCAGTGACTCGCGAGCCTGTCACACACGTGGTCTACAGCCACTGGCACTCCGACCACATCGGCGCGGCATCCCAGTTCGGCCCCAACGTGAAGATCGTGGCACACGACATCACGCGCGAGCTGCTGGCCCGCTTCCCCGACAAGCACCGGCCGCTGCCGACCGAGACGTTCAGCACCGACGCGACCCTCGAGGTGGGCGGCACCAAGCTGGAGTTGTCCTATAAGGGTGCCGACCACTGCCCGGGCAACATCTACATCTACGGCCCGGCGCAGAAGGTCCTCACGAAGATCGACATCGTGAGCCCCGGTTCGGTGACCTTCGCGCACGCCGACGTCTCGGAGAACATCAGCGGGTTCTACCAGGCCCACGACGACATCCTGTCCTACGACTTCAAGGCCCTCATCGGCGGTCACATCTCCCGCTGGGGCACCCGGGAGGACGTCGAGGTCGTGCGTGAGTACTGGCACGACCTGCTCGGCTTCGCTGAGGAGGCGCTCTGGGAGATGAGCAACGCCGAGGCGCTGCAGGGATTCGTCGTGGGACTGGGCCGGCAGAACCAGATGGTCGGCGCCGAGAACTGGATCAACTCGATCGCCAACTACGCCACCGAGAAGACGCTGACCAAGACGACCTCCAACGGTCAGACCTGGCCTGAGCGGCTGGCCGGCGCGACGGTGTGGACCAAGTACCACGCCTGGACGGTCGCGGAGACCACCCGCACTGAGCGGACCCACTACGGCTACCAGGCCGAGGGCAACGGCGGTCCGGCGTACATCGCCTGA
- a CDS encoding MFS transporter produces the protein MAAFIFALFQSFLTPVLPALQQELHTSPTLVTWVMTAFLLSASVATPVIGRLGDRHGKDRLLVASLATLAAGSVMSAMAPGIELMLVGRVIQGVGGGVLPLAFGIVRDEVPPAKVPGVIGIVSALTAVGGGAGTVLAGPLTDAFGIRSLFWIPAALSIAAAAAARVGIPPSPSRYPSPVSWLATTLLAGWLVALLVPLTQAARWGWTSAAVIIPLVSAAGLAFAWVAVERRSDRPLIDLRMMRRTAVWTTNLVSLLFGIGLFAVMTFLPVYVQTPPDAGYGFGASVTEAGLILLPMTVTMFAGGLAAAALQRRYGARAVLAGASAAQAASTVMLALGHDSRWQVLTALSLLGVALGIGFSTMSNVIVAAVRPDQTGVANGVTANVRTIGGSLGVVIMAAVVGAYTSADGRPAEAGFTYGFWILALAGIAATAVSLLLPRRVERDAQVKAA, from the coding sequence TTGGCCGCGTTCATCTTCGCGTTGTTCCAATCGTTTCTCACTCCGGTGCTGCCCGCGCTGCAGCAAGAGCTCCACACCTCACCGACACTGGTGACCTGGGTGATGACAGCCTTCCTGCTGTCCGCCTCGGTGGCTACGCCGGTGATCGGCCGACTGGGCGACCGCCACGGCAAGGATCGCCTCCTCGTCGCGTCGCTTGCCACCCTCGCGGCAGGATCGGTCATGTCGGCGATGGCACCCGGGATCGAACTCATGCTCGTGGGCCGGGTCATCCAGGGTGTTGGTGGCGGCGTGCTGCCACTAGCCTTCGGCATCGTCCGAGATGAAGTGCCACCGGCGAAAGTGCCGGGCGTCATCGGCATTGTCTCGGCTCTGACCGCAGTCGGCGGCGGCGCTGGCACCGTCCTGGCCGGACCACTGACCGACGCCTTCGGCATCCGGTCGCTGTTTTGGATTCCGGCCGCCCTGAGCATCGCAGCGGCCGCAGCTGCCAGGGTTGGAATCCCACCATCGCCATCGCGCTACCCGAGCCCAGTCAGCTGGTTGGCCACCACCCTGCTGGCCGGCTGGCTGGTCGCACTCCTGGTCCCGCTGACTCAGGCAGCCCGCTGGGGCTGGACGTCTGCCGCAGTGATCATCCCGTTGGTCAGCGCCGCCGGGTTGGCGTTCGCATGGGTCGCGGTCGAAAGACGCTCGGACCGCCCACTGATCGACCTTCGCATGATGCGCCGCACGGCAGTCTGGACCACCAACCTCGTGTCGCTGCTTTTCGGCATCGGGCTGTTCGCGGTCATGACGTTCCTGCCGGTATACGTGCAGACCCCACCCGACGCTGGCTACGGTTTCGGGGCAAGCGTGACCGAAGCGGGACTGATCCTGCTGCCGATGACTGTGACCATGTTCGCCGGAGGCTTGGCCGCCGCAGCGCTGCAGCGACGATACGGGGCACGCGCCGTGCTCGCCGGGGCGTCGGCTGCGCAGGCGGCCTCGACCGTGATGCTCGCTCTCGGGCACGACAGCAGGTGGCAGGTCCTGACCGCGTTGTCGCTGCTCGGAGTGGCGCTGGGCATCGGATTCTCGACCATGTCAAATGTCATCGTGGCGGCGGTGCGCCCAGACCAGACGGGCGTGGCCAATGGCGTCACAGCCAATGTACGCACCATCGGCGGCTCGCTAGGCGTCGTGATCATGGCAGCTGTCGTCGGCGCGTACACCTCAGCCGACGGCCGTCCAGCGGAGGCTGGCTTCACCTACGGATTCTGGATCCTCGCACTCGCGGGGATAGCCGCAACTGCGGTGTCGCTGCTGTTGCCGCGACGAGTAGAGCGCGACGCGCAAGTCAAGGCGGCGTAG
- a CDS encoding flavodoxin family protein: MSHPVHLAVIYYSATGTGTEIANEISKAAEEAGALVRVRKVSELAPQAAIDSNPRWAAHHAATSGVPAPTTDDIEWADAVIFGSPSRFGNVASQLKQFLDTLSPLWSQNKLADKVYSGFTSATTLHGGHESTLLALYNTIHHFGGIIVPPGYTDAVKLVDGNPYGTSHQAEPGNEAESVNVHTRNAAKHQATRVVKIAQVLKSGLAS, translated from the coding sequence ATGTCGCACCCAGTTCACCTCGCCGTGATCTACTACTCCGCCACCGGCACGGGCACCGAGATCGCCAACGAGATAAGCAAGGCCGCCGAGGAGGCAGGCGCACTGGTCCGAGTTCGTAAGGTGAGCGAGCTCGCGCCCCAGGCGGCAATCGACTCCAACCCGAGGTGGGCAGCCCATCACGCCGCCACCAGCGGCGTGCCGGCGCCGACTACCGACGACATCGAGTGGGCCGACGCCGTCATCTTTGGTTCGCCCAGCCGATTCGGCAACGTCGCCTCGCAGCTCAAGCAGTTCCTGGACACTCTCTCGCCACTGTGGAGTCAGAATAAGCTGGCTGACAAGGTATACAGCGGCTTCACTTCGGCTACCACCCTCCACGGCGGCCACGAATCGACTCTCCTGGCGCTCTACAACACGATCCACCATTTCGGTGGAATCATCGTGCCCCCGGGCTACACAGACGCCGTGAAGCTGGTCGACGGTAACCCCTACGGCACCTCCCACCAGGCGGAACCCGGAAACGAGGCAGAGTCCGTCAACGTGCATACGCGGAACGCCGCCAAGCATCAGGCTACGCGCGTCGTCAAGATCGCTCAGGTGCTCAAAAGTGGCCTCGCCTCCTGA
- a CDS encoding (2Fe-2S)-binding protein, with protein MSQDRRDDQPGAADATTVRLTLTVNGAERELQLDSRVTLLDALRDELGLSGTKKGCDQGACGACTVLVDGRRVLSCLTLAAQCEGRQVATIEGLADDGRPHPLQEAFVRHDAFQCGYCTPGQIMSAVALLREGRAGSDDEIREFMSGNICRCGAYPNILAAIREVAAEGVR; from the coding sequence ATGAGCCAGGACCGTCGAGACGACCAGCCCGGCGCGGCCGACGCCACCACCGTCCGGTTGACCCTCACGGTGAACGGGGCGGAGCGGGAACTGCAGCTTGACAGCCGAGTGACCCTGCTCGACGCCCTGCGCGACGAGCTCGGGTTGAGCGGCACCAAGAAGGGCTGCGACCAGGGCGCCTGCGGCGCGTGCACCGTGCTCGTCGACGGACGGCGGGTGCTGTCGTGCCTGACCCTCGCCGCGCAGTGCGAGGGGCGGCAGGTGGCCACCATCGAGGGGCTGGCGGATGACGGACGGCCGCACCCGCTCCAGGAGGCGTTCGTGCGCCACGACGCCTTCCAGTGCGGGTACTGCACGCCGGGCCAAATCATGTCGGCTGTCGCCCTGCTCCGCGAGGGTCGGGCCGGTTCCGACGACGAGATCCGCGAGTTCATGAGCGGCAACATCTGCCGCTGCGGGGCGTACCCCAACATCCTCGCCGCGATCCGCGAGGTCGCCGCAGAGGGGGTGCGGTGA
- a CDS encoding FAD binding domain-containing protein: MTVRAFEYLRADDVGAAVALVSADPAAQYLAGGTTQVDLMLKDGIVEPERVVDITRLPLRGVSSDDRTLRVGALTTMEELAADPTVAERLPFVRAALLAGASTQLRNMATIGGNLLQRTRCRYFRDPTVPDCNKRRPSSGCAAITGAGARMHAILGAGETCIALHASDLCVPLVALDAVVHVRGTDGERAIPLTEFYVLPGDRPDIETVLRHGDLVTAVEIPLPPAVTRSSYLKVRDRASYEFALVSVAAALVVENGTVTEARIGLGGVGTIPWRAWAAEQVLTGAPATVETYRAAADAELRDPFTVPGTAFKPELARRTIVRALEGLIGGEA, from the coding sequence GTGACCGTGCGGGCGTTCGAGTACCTGCGGGCCGACGACGTCGGCGCGGCCGTGGCGTTGGTGAGCGCCGACCCGGCCGCCCAATACCTCGCGGGCGGCACCACGCAGGTGGACCTGATGCTGAAGGACGGCATCGTCGAGCCCGAGCGGGTCGTCGACATCACGCGCCTGCCGCTGCGGGGCGTCAGCAGCGACGACCGGACCCTGCGGGTCGGCGCGCTGACCACCATGGAGGAGCTGGCCGCCGACCCCACCGTCGCCGAACGGCTGCCGTTCGTCCGGGCCGCGCTGCTGGCCGGCGCGTCGACCCAACTGCGCAACATGGCCACCATCGGCGGGAACCTGTTGCAGCGCACCCGGTGCCGGTACTTCCGGGACCCGACCGTGCCGGACTGCAACAAGCGCAGGCCGTCGTCCGGCTGCGCCGCCATCACGGGCGCGGGCGCGCGGATGCACGCCATCCTCGGCGCCGGTGAGACCTGCATCGCGCTGCACGCCTCCGACCTGTGCGTGCCGCTGGTGGCGCTCGACGCCGTGGTGCACGTGCGCGGGACCGACGGGGAACGCGCCATACCGCTGACCGAGTTCTACGTCCTCCCCGGCGACCGGCCGGACATCGAGACCGTGCTGCGGCACGGCGACCTCGTCACCGCCGTCGAGATCCCGTTGCCGCCGGCCGTGACCCGCTCCAGCTACCTGAAGGTACGCGACCGAGCCTCCTACGAGTTCGCCCTGGTGTCGGTCGCCGCCGCGCTGGTCGTCGAGAACGGGACCGTCACCGAGGCCCGGATCGGCCTGGGCGGGGTCGGCACCATCCCCTGGCGGGCGTGGGCCGCCGAGCAGGTCCTGACGGGCGCCCCGGCGACCGTCGAGACCTACCGCGCGGCGGCCGATGCGGAGCTCCGCGACCCCTTCACCGTGCCGGGGACGGCATTCAAACCGGAGCTCGCGCGGCGGACGATCGTGCGCGCTCTCGAGGGACTGATCGGGGGCGAGGCATGA